TTTCACTACACTTTATATTTTCCTCAATAACAGAATTCAAATTCAGTTCTGTTAGCGTTGGCGTTCGCTGTACGACTCGTTTTTTTATATGCCGTTTTCGTTTCCCTGTTCTTAAAAAATAAGCGATTCTATCAGTAATTTCAATTTTATCACCTTGAGTAGACAATTTATTCACCCTACAAAAATCAATCAATTCTGCTTTCAAATAATAAAATTTTAGAAAAAGTTCAGCATTCATATTTTTTTCCAATTCTGGTCTATTCATTTATTTCACCTATAATAATTATTAGTATTTCATGTTGTATCCTCGATACTTGAATTTTAAAAAAAACTGCAAACCATCTTTAAACGATTTTTCAATATTTAATAGCATCGAATATTTTAATTTTTATCAATAATCAATAAGCTTTTCATTTCTCCTTCTTAAAATCAAATTTAGAGACCTTTCTGCCTCTAATTGCAAAATTTTCAATTTAGAGTGATAACAATAATCTTCAAGAATATCTATACTTTGAGGAAATGCAGATAGGCAAGTTAAAAATTTCCATGTGATAAGATTATTTTTTTGATGTTTTTCCATTGTTTTTATTATATTTTGATAAATACGCTTTCTATTTATAGTCGAATCATAAAACACAATGTATCCGATTGCATCTATTCGTTCAGAAAGTTGCTCTTCTGGCATCTCTTTTTGTTCTAATTTTTCTGTCAGAACATATACAATTTGTGAATTCATCTTACTAAGAGTTCTAGCAATAATATCTCTTGGTAACGGATACGAACGCTTTTTTGAAGACTTTTCAGGTAAGTGCTTATACTGATTTGTTCCAATTTTTCCTAAATAAGGAATCATTATTGAAGCAATTTCGGAATTTCCTGTTTGCAATTTTTCACACATATATATTTTGGTATATAATGCTTTCTCAGTAGTTAAACATTCTAAAACTATTGAAGCCATCTCTTTTGTAAGCATTCCTAGTTCGCTAATTGCTAAGCTACGTTCAAGCGGAATTTTTGAATTAATACAAATATCTAATAACTCTTTTTAACTACATCCCACAAAAGGATTATCTTGCACCTTTTCTATCCAGCCTCTTTTTTCAAGAGAAGTAATATCGCTTCTCATATTATCCTCTCCTAATATTATTTGGTTCATGCATCTTGTGAAACAACAAATATTTTTATATGAATTCTATTTATCTTAGAAACTAATGTAAATAATATAACTATTATTAAAATTCTAAAATTATTTTTAAAAAAGTTTGCTAGAGATTCCATCAATAGGTTTTGGTTATTCCTTATTTTGTAGTATTATAAATTTTCATTACATGCTTATTATTCGCAATTTTTTCTTTCACAATTTCCCTTCAATTTTTTCAGCACAGATTTAGGAATATTCTCTTGATGAATAACTTCATATTTTTTCACATATTGTCCCTTGATCGAAATTTTCAATAGGCTATCATCAACTTTCAGCTTACTTCCAAAAGAAGTTAATTGTACAGTTCTTTTCTCACCAGATTTTGAAATTGTTTGAACATTATAGCCATAATCCATTTTATCATTTGCTGCATCTTTCCATGATTCAATAGGCTTTTTTGGTAACTTTCCGTAGACATTTTCTACCTGAACAAATGGATTGACCAGATCTGCAACATAAGAAAACATATCTGTATTATTCTTAGTAAAAAATTGTGTTGCAAACATCGTCATAATGCCAATTACTATAATTCCTCCTAAAACTTTCAACATTTCTTTCATAATAATCTATTCCCTCACTTTCTATATATTAAGTATAGAAGTAAATTTTGAAGAAATTATAAAGAGGGATTTCTTTGTTCAAAAATAATTATTATTATGATTGTGTTCACTAATTTAGTATTGGATAGGAATTTTTATTAATCAAAAATCTAATTCTATGAAACCAGGTTACAATAAATATTTATATAAAAAATAATTAGATATTACAGAAATGGCATTATTAATATAGTATATATATTGCTACTTAAATCTTCTATAGTATCACCTATTTTTTAACAAATCATCGCTAAGTTAGAAAAATTAATTTAAATCGATCATTAATTTCAGATTCAGAATTATAAAAAACTTATGTCTTCCATGCAATTCAATTAATTAACCCTACTATTTCTAAAATGAAATACTTATTTCAATAACTATCACTTTTTTCCTAAATCACCATATAAAATGATCACATTAAGGTTTAGAATTTTTATACTATCTTTCCATTTACAATAAAAACCTCAAAATTCATTTTCAAAAAAGAAAACGTTCATTCTGAGGTTTTGCCTATCTGAGCGATACCATCTTTAATTATTTAAGTTAGATTAATTTTTTAGAAATAAATTTAATCACAGAATTAGCTATTTATAAAATAACAATATTAACAATATTAACAATTTTAATATTCTTTTATGCTTAACTCAATTCTGAGAAACTATGATTTTTTCAATTGCTTGTAATACACCATTTTCATCATTTGATTTTGCTATAAAATCAGCTCTCTCTTTTACTTCATCAAAGGCATTGCGCATGGCAAAGCTGATCCCTGATTCATTAAACAATTCTAAATCGTTGAAACCATCACCAAAAGCTAGGATTTCATTTTTAGCAATATTTAGTATTTTTTGGAGCTCTTTAACCGTTGTTCCTTTATGAACATTGTAATTAGAAATATCAATCCAAGCTGCTTCTGAGGCAATTATATAAGCGCTGTCTTCAAATTCCTCTAATTGTTTGACATTTTCAAAGCATCTTGATTTGGAATC
The genomic region above belongs to Melissococcus plutonius ATCC 35311 and contains:
- a CDS encoding YxeA family protein, producing MKEMLKVLGGIIVIGIMTMFATQFFTKNNTDMFSYVADLVNPFVQVENVYGKLPKKPIESWKDAANDKMDYGYNVQTISKSGEKRTVQLTSFGSKLKVDDSLLKISIKGQYVKKYEVIHQENIPKSVLKKLKGNCERKNCE